The sequence GGTCCCGCAGCCCACTCCTCGACCAGTTCCCTCAGCAGCGCCTCGTCCCCACGTCCGTAGGCGGCATTGACCCGGGTGATGAACTCGTCCCGGCGCTCACGCTCCCGCTCGTCCTGGGCCAGATCCGGATGCGCCTTGCGGGCCAGCTCTCGGTAGAGCTTGCGTGCCTCCTCGCTCGGCCTGACCCGCTTCGGCGGCCGGACCGGCTGCTCGGTGAGCATGGACGCGGCCTCGGGGGACAGCCCGTCGGAGTCCATCCAGTCGTGGAACAGCTCATCGACGCCCGGCATCGGCATGACGACCGCCCGCGCCTCCTGTGCCTTGCGCACATCCTCGGGGTCGCCGGTCCTGGCGGCCCGCGCCTCGGCGATCAACGCGTCCAGCTCGTCGAGGCGGGTGTACATCGGGCCGAGCTTCTGGTGGTGCAGCCGGGAGAAGTTCTCGACCTCGACCCGGAAGGTCTCCACCGCGATCTCGAACTCGATCAGCGCCTGCTCGGCGACCTGGACGGCCTTGGCCAGCCGCTCCTCGGGTCGCGGCGGAACCTGCCGGTCCTCCCGGGCCGAATCCCGCACCGAACCCTGGTCCGGGTGCTGGGCCGAGTCCTGGTCCGGGTTCTGCGCCGATTTCCGGCCCACATCGCCCTCCGAATCCCGCACCGGGCTCGGCCCCGCGTCGTGCGCCGCGTCCTGCGCGTACTGCGGCTCGTCCTGCCGGTCGTTGTCCTGCCGGTCATCGTCGTTCCGGGTGGTCGGCACCCCGGCGGCTTCGTCGGTCACCCGTCCAGCGTATGGCCACGGCCGGCGCCCCAAGGACGCGCGGTCGCCGCAGGGCACGTCATATACCGAGCTCGGCAGCTATCCTCCCCGCCTTGACGGCCCGCACCAGCTCGGCATGGTCCGCCTCCGTACGGTCCGCGTACGTGACCGCGAAGGAGGCCACCGCCTCGTCCAGCTCGGCGCTCTTGCCGCAGTAGCCCGCGAGCAGCCGGGGGTCGGCACTGTGCGCGTGGGCCCGAGCCAGGAGCGCACCGGTCATCCGCCCGTAGTCGTCGACCTGATCGGCCGCCAGCGCCGCCGGATCCACGCTCCCCTTGCGATTCCGGAACTGCCTCACCTGGAACGGTCTGCCGTCGACCTCCGCCCAGCCGAGCAGAATGTCGCTGACGACCTGCATCCGCTTCTGCCCGAGCACCACTCGGCGCCCCTCGTGCGCCGCCTCCGGCACATCGAACCCGACCGCGGGCAGAAAGGGCGCCAGAGCGGAGGGGCGGGCCTCCTTCACCTGCAGGACCAGCGGCTCACCGCGGTGGTCCAGCAGCAGGACCACATACGACCGCGTTCCCACACTGCCGGTGCCGACCACCCGGAACGCCACGTCATGGATCGCGTACCGGGCCAGCAGCGGCACCCGGTCCTCGGAAACCGTGTCCAGATAGCCGCCGAGCCCCGCCGCGACCGCCGCCGCCTCCGCGTCCGGCACCCGGCTCAGCACGGGCGGGGCATCGACGAAGCGGCGTCCGCCGTCCCCGGTGTCCTCCGTGGACTTGGCGGCGAACCGGGCGCTCGTGTTGTTACGGGCCTTCTGCGAGACCCGCTCCAGCGTCCCGAGCAGATCCCGCGCGTCCGTGTGGGAGACGAGCTCCTCGTCCGCGATGGCGTTCCAGGCGTCCAGGGCGGGGAGCCCGGCCAGCAGCCGCATCGTCCGGCGGTACGCGCCCACGGTGTCGTACGCACCCTGCCGGCAGACGTCCTCATCGGCCCCCGCCGCACGGCCCGCGAGTACCAGAGAGGTGGCGAGCCGCTTGAGGTCCCATTCCCAGGGGCCGAAGACGGTCTCGTCGAAATCGTTGAGATCGATGACCAGGCTGCCCCGGGCATCGCCGTAGAGACCGAAGTTGGCGGCATGCGCGTCGCCGCAGAGCTGAGCACCCACACCGGTGACCGGCGTGCCCATCAGGTCGTGGGCCATGAGCCCGGCGGAACCCCGCAGAAACGCGAACGGCGTGGCCGCCATCCGCCCCACCCGGATCGGCGTCAGGTGCGGCACCCGCCCCAGGTTCGACTCCTCGACCGCCCGCACGGCGTCCGGCCGCCCCGGCGGAAGGACCAGCGCATCGTGCGAGGAGCGCGGCACCCGGTCCCGCAATGCCTTGCCGGCGGCTTTCGGCGGGTTCGGCGCCGAGCGCCGGGCGAACCCGGAGACCTCCGGAATACGCGGGTCCGCCATCACAGCCCGCTGTGCCGGCCTTGTCGCATCGACCTCGCCCATGGCGCGCCGCCTCCCCCACCTTTGTCCGGCTGTCGTCCCACCATCAATCGACCACGACGGTACAGCCGTTCCCCGAAACCCGTCCGCCCCTGTGGACAACCCGCGACTCGGCCTGTGGACAACTCACTGTCCAGGTCAGACGCCGACCGCCTCCTCCAGCTCTTCCTCCAGCTCCTCGCGCTGGTCCCCCGTGCGGGACACCCCGGCCACGCCCCCGGAACCGTTCCTGGAACCGGAACCGGAACCGGAATCGGAAACGGACTCGGAAACGGACTCGGAACCGGATCCCGCAGGCCCGGCGTCCGCCCGCGCCCCCGAACCCGTCTCCGCCCCCGCAGTCGTCGAACTCGTCCCCGTACCTGCCCCCACCCCGGACTCCACCGGAGCAGCTGCCCGCTTCCGGGCCTCGGCCAGACCCGCGGCTCCCATCACGGCCAGACCCGCCACGAACCACAGCACGAGCACCAGCACATGCCCGCCGAGCGCATGACCGTCGAAGTAGACATGGCTCCGCACGCCCTCGACGAAGCCCGCGCCGTTCCAGAAGGCGTGGAGGGAGCCGAAGAAACCGGGCTGCAACTCGGGCCGGAAGATGCCGCCGGAGCTGGTGAAGTTGAGCATGACGAACAGCACCATCACCCCGAGCGTCGTCCAACGCTTGAGGAAGGTGTGCAGCCCGACACCGACGAGCAGGATTCCGGCGGAGTAGAGCCACGCCATCGCCCACAGACCGCCGAGCCCGTGGTCCACGAGACCGAACAGCGGCCCCGCGAACACAGCGCCGACCAGGCTCACCACGAGCGAGGCGCCCGCCACCAGCGCGGCCCTGATCCGGAGCGCCAGCGCACCGCCCGCGCCGCCGATCACCGCGACCGACGCGTACGACCCGATGCTGATCGCGACCAGCAGGAAGAAGATGCCCTGCCCGGTCGGATCGCCGTCCGCCGTCGGCGCCACGTTCGTCACCTTCAGCGGGGCACCCTGGCCGGCCGCGACCTCGGTGAAGACCTTCTGCACCACCGTGGCGCTGGTGTCCGACGAGGCGGTGGCCACCAGCAGTTCGGGGCTCTTCCCCGGCACGTACGCACCGTAACTCGCCTGTGTATCCAGGTGGTCCACGGCCGCATCACGATCGGCGACGGTACGCACGTCCAGTGCGCCGTCCCCCGTGTCCTGAAGGGTCTGCGCCAGCACCTGGACGCTCGGCCCGGAGCCGACCACGTCCACGCGCAGATCGTGTGGTTCAGGGGCGTGGAAGGCCCCCAGATAAGCGAGCCCCATGCCGACGCACATCAGCAGCGGGGTGACGAGGTGGGTCAGCACATGACGCAGCGCGCCGGCGGTGGCGCCGGAAGCGGTACTCGGGCCTGCGGACATCTGGACGATCTCCAATGGTTGGCTTTTACAACTCCTAGTTCCGTTGTACTATACAACTGAAATTTCGAGGAAGGTGAATCCGTGCCAGGCACCCCCGGAGAGCGTGAGAAGTCGCTGGACGTCATCCAGCGTGAGCTGACCGCCTTCGCGCGCCGCGCCCGCGCGGCGGCGGCACGGCTCCACCCCGAACTGCCGCTGGTGTCGTACACCCTGCTCGCGCACATCGACGACCAGCACGGCTGCCGTGCGACCGACCTGGCCGCTCACTACATGCTCGACAAATCAACCGTCAGCCGGCAGATCTCGACCCTGGAGAAGCTCGGCCTGGTCGAGCGCCACCCGGACCCCACGGATCACCGGATCCAGGTGCTGCACCCCACCGAAGCCGGCACGCAGGCCCTCGCCTCCACCCAGGCGAGCCGTCGGGCCGCCTATCAGGAGCGGCTGGCCGACTGGACCGCGGAAGACCTCACCCGGTTCGCGGACTACCTCCTGCGCTACAACTCGACCGGCGACCCAGCCCCGCAGTAGGCATCCCGAACAGCCCGGACGTCTCCGCGACAGGCGCCCCGGGCACCCCGGCGGGCTCCCGCAGCGGAGCCGTCAGCAGTTGGAATCCCCGCCCGGCAGATACACGTCCGCCCAGCGCCCGAGCTCCTTGAGGGCCGGCTCCATCGCAGCCCCGGCATCCGTCAGGCGGTACGAGACGCGCAGCGGCGGACCTTCGTCGACCTCACGCACCACCAGACCGGCAGCCCCCAGCTCGGACAGCCGGTCCGAGAGCATGCGCTCACTGATGCCCGGAATCGCGCGCCGCAGATCCGCGAAGTGCACCGACTGCCGCATCAGCACCGAAACGATCGGACCGGTCCAGCGCTTGCCGAACAGCTCGAAGACGCGAGTGATGCCCACGTCGACCCGCCGACAGGTCTGCTCGCTGTGATCCGCCATACCCCCAGAGTACTGCGCCCTCGTGAGGTGCTTACGAAAAGTAAGGGACTATGGTATTCCTAGGTACACACGAAAAATTAGCGCTCGGTCGACAGATCCGCGTCCGCACCACCCGCCCGCGCCACTCGCGACGGATGGCCGACGACGGACCCACCGGCCCGCGCCTCTCGATCCCCCATACCTGTGGAGACCTCTATGGCCACACTTCTGCACCTCGATTCCGCCGTCTTCCCCGAGGGTTCCGCCTCCCGCGACGTCACCTCGGCGTTCGTGGAGACCTGGCGCGAACAGCACCCGGAGGGCAAGGTCGTCTACCGCGACCTCGCCGCCGCACCGCTTCCCCACCTGGACGCCGCGGCAGT is a genomic window of Streptomyces sp. NBC_01237 containing:
- a CDS encoding DUF2252 domain-containing protein, yielding MADPRIPEVSGFARRSAPNPPKAAGKALRDRVPRSSHDALVLPPGRPDAVRAVEESNLGRVPHLTPIRVGRMAATPFAFLRGSAGLMAHDLMGTPVTGVGAQLCGDAHAANFGLYGDARGSLVIDLNDFDETVFGPWEWDLKRLATSLVLAGRAAGADEDVCRQGAYDTVGAYRRTMRLLAGLPALDAWNAIADEELVSHTDARDLLGTLERVSQKARNNTSARFAAKSTEDTGDGGRRFVDAPPVLSRVPDAEAAAVAAGLGGYLDTVSEDRVPLLARYAIHDVAFRVVGTGSVGTRSYVVLLLDHRGEPLVLQVKEARPSALAPFLPAVGFDVPEAAHEGRRVVLGQKRMQVVSDILLGWAEVDGRPFQVRQFRNRKGSVDPAALAADQVDDYGRMTGALLARAHAHSADPRLLAGYCGKSAELDEAVASFAVTYADRTEADHAELVRAVKAGRIAAELGI
- a CDS encoding MarR family winged helix-turn-helix transcriptional regulator, whose protein sequence is MPGTPGEREKSLDVIQRELTAFARRARAAAARLHPELPLVSYTLLAHIDDQHGCRATDLAAHYMLDKSTVSRQISTLEKLGLVERHPDPTDHRIQVLHPTEAGTQALASTQASRRAAYQERLADWTAEDLTRFADYLLRYNSTGDPAPQ
- a CDS encoding winged helix-turn-helix transcriptional regulator; the encoded protein is MADHSEQTCRRVDVGITRVFELFGKRWTGPIVSVLMRQSVHFADLRRAIPGISERMLSDRLSELGAAGLVVREVDEGPPLRVSYRLTDAGAAMEPALKELGRWADVYLPGGDSNC